Proteins encoded in a region of the Deltaproteobacteria bacterium genome:
- a CDS encoding DUF4347 domain-containing protein, which produces MRLPVALLLGCLVAAGGPRPVLAAGGVPLVAPAPERDGERGGGRLRGAKRPRGGTPVDWLRSGWTKLQARFAHPPRGTSPRAGPRLSLPRLNRRSLLLGSLMLALLVNNVSIAATRGPNLDAFLDGNNPFVLYESRVLGISHTRLAPPEWFTTGDGPVVGINGVEPGEMYLQAADYMTGAEWANGTIRVQVRATSPENLIEQLLAVYRRSGPIKKVVIAAHGSSGSMNIGGVKLDVAWVRAHAGYLAQLPPDLLAKDAQIVLISCSTAQGYWSNPGQGERALREIFTPLLRQGGTIVASRRYVDPTLADIPDAYKSPGERVARHLLYAPVISLLETVEFVLSDGPTLTQKVDVIHVAGPSGR; this is translated from the coding sequence GTGCGTCTGCCTGTTGCGTTGCTCCTCGGATGCCTCGTGGCCGCGGGAGGGCCGCGCCCGGTCCTCGCGGCCGGGGGCGTACCGCTCGTCGCGCCGGCTCCCGAACGCGACGGCGAACGCGGGGGCGGGCGCTTGCGCGGGGCGAAGAGACCGCGCGGGGGGACGCCCGTCGACTGGCTCCGCTCGGGCTGGACCAAGCTCCAGGCCCGCTTCGCGCACCCGCCACGTGGCACGAGCCCGCGAGCTGGCCCTCGCCTGAGCTTGCCGCGCCTGAATCGCCGCTCGCTCCTTCTCGGGAGCCTCATGCTCGCGCTTCTCGTCAACAACGTGTCCATCGCCGCCACGCGTGGCCCGAACCTCGACGCCTTTCTCGACGGGAACAATCCCTTCGTGCTCTACGAGAGCCGCGTGCTCGGCATCTCGCACACGCGACTCGCCCCACCCGAGTGGTTCACCACGGGCGACGGACCGGTCGTGGGCATCAACGGCGTCGAGCCCGGCGAGATGTACCTGCAGGCGGCCGACTACATGACGGGCGCCGAGTGGGCGAACGGCACGATCCGCGTTCAGGTGCGCGCGACCTCGCCCGAGAACCTCATCGAGCAGCTGCTCGCCGTCTATCGCCGGAGCGGTCCGATCAAGAAGGTGGTGATCGCGGCGCACGGAAGCTCGGGCTCGATGAACATCGGCGGCGTCAAGCTGGACGTGGCCTGGGTGAGGGCGCACGCGGGTTATCTCGCGCAGCTCCCCCCCGACCTGCTCGCCAAGGACGCGCAGATCGTGCTCATCTCCTGCTCCACGGCGCAGGGCTACTGGTCAAACCCCGGCCAGGGCGAGCGGGCGCTGCGCGAGATCTTCACGCCGCTGCTCCGCCAGGGCGGCACGATCGTCGCGTCGCGCCGGTACGTCGATCCCACGCTCGCCGACATCCCCGACGCCTACAAGAGCCCGGGCGAGCGCGTGGCCCGGCACCTGCTCTACGCGCCGGTCATCTCGCTCCTGGAAACGGTCGAGTTCGTGCTCAGCGACGGGCCGACGCTGACTCAGAAGGTGGACGTGATCCACGTCGCGGGGCCTTCCGGACGGTAG
- a CDS encoding dynamin family protein, whose product MAAIATEAGFSDIARHAAEALERLQFTSVHLVVLGEFNRGKTTLVNCLIGSPLLPMDIVPTTAAIWTIQKGEPHGAAVVKTDGATSSIELSPASLARLSADGELSSPDIRYVRITSPQLALADDVIVVDTPGVNDINEQRAEITYNFLVGADAALFLMDASSPLTKSEAQFLQGQVLSSSLEKIIFVVNKTDRLDADEVAESLAAASSRLEELLGQPVIVVGCDAARCLAALEAGRSGVAAQWGFQELRDAIDRLLAETREGAARRATAERRVAGLTAALRTRLEARRSVALMRVEERSRKQAEFEAQMEEARGRFDRFVDHCLTHGRDRLKLLLSQSQRVRNEEFVKHQMVRVSTMKGDFGAFCQKVLPYEMQCHVKRWFEEMRPVLQKFLEDFAAHSTAEYAKAFGGLLGLQVTLALDDSFSGSAPVIEAQDYGEYVGLALPAAGFLAASFLALGPFAIVGLVAGTAINKVLQSRHAEANRAQITAEIPGAVHEVSTRALNALLEKVDDWFNAFTGVLREQFELEVARRQADFAVEGDATASATSTAPLESSINALRQLVA is encoded by the coding sequence TTGGCAGCGATCGCCACCGAAGCCGGGTTTTCCGACATCGCCCGGCACGCGGCCGAGGCGCTCGAGCGTCTGCAATTCACCTCCGTGCATCTGGTGGTGCTCGGTGAGTTCAATCGGGGGAAGACGACCCTGGTCAACTGCCTGATCGGGTCGCCGCTCCTCCCCATGGACATCGTTCCCACGACGGCCGCCATCTGGACCATCCAGAAGGGAGAGCCGCACGGCGCCGCCGTGGTGAAGACCGACGGAGCGACGAGCTCCATCGAGCTCTCGCCCGCCTCACTGGCTCGCCTCAGCGCGGACGGGGAGCTCAGCTCTCCGGATATTCGCTACGTGCGGATCACCTCGCCGCAGCTCGCCCTCGCCGATGACGTGATCGTGGTGGACACCCCCGGGGTGAACGACATCAACGAGCAACGCGCCGAGATCACCTACAACTTCCTCGTAGGGGCGGACGCTGCGCTCTTCCTCATGGATGCCTCTTCGCCGCTGACGAAGAGCGAAGCGCAGTTTCTTCAGGGACAAGTTCTCTCGTCATCGCTCGAGAAGATCATCTTCGTCGTGAACAAGACCGACCGCCTCGACGCAGACGAGGTGGCCGAGTCGCTGGCTGCCGCTAGCTCGCGGCTCGAGGAGCTGCTTGGGCAGCCGGTCATCGTCGTGGGTTGCGACGCGGCCCGATGTCTCGCGGCCCTCGAGGCCGGACGCTCCGGCGTGGCGGCACAATGGGGCTTTCAGGAGCTGCGGGACGCGATCGATCGGTTGCTCGCCGAGACGCGTGAAGGCGCTGCGCGACGGGCGACCGCCGAGCGGCGCGTCGCCGGCCTCACGGCGGCTCTCCGCACGCGGCTCGAGGCAAGGCGGTCGGTGGCACTGATGCGCGTGGAGGAGCGCTCCCGCAAGCAGGCCGAGTTCGAGGCCCAGATGGAGGAAGCGCGAGGGCGCTTCGATCGGTTCGTGGACCACTGCCTCACGCATGGCAGAGATCGGCTCAAGCTCCTTTTGTCGCAGTCCCAGCGCGTGCGCAACGAGGAGTTCGTCAAGCACCAGATGGTGCGGGTGTCCACAATGAAGGGGGACTTTGGCGCCTTCTGCCAGAAGGTCCTGCCCTACGAGATGCAATGCCACGTCAAGCGCTGGTTCGAGGAGATGCGGCCCGTGCTGCAGAAGTTTCTCGAGGACTTCGCGGCGCACAGCACGGCCGAGTATGCCAAGGCCTTTGGAGGGCTCCTCGGGCTTCAGGTGACGCTGGCGCTCGACGACTCCTTCTCCGGAAGCGCGCCGGTCATCGAGGCTCAAGACTACGGCGAGTACGTGGGGCTCGCCCTTCCCGCCGCCGGCTTCTTGGCGGCCTCCTTCCTGGCCCTGGGTCCGTTCGCCATCGTAGGTCTTGTGGCGGGCACCGCCATCAACAAGGTGCTGCAGAGCCGCCACGCGGAAGCGAACCGGGCGCAGATTACCGCGGAGATCCCCGGAGCCGTACACGAGGTCAGCACCAGGGCGCTGAACGCGCTACTGGAGAAGGTGGACGATTGGTTCAACGCCTTCACGGGCGTCCTGCGAGAACAGTTCGAGCTGGAGGTTGCGCGCCGGCAGGCGGACTTCGCCGTCGAAGGAGACGCCACTGCGAGCGCCACATCGACGGCTCCTTTGGAGAGCTCGATCAACGCCCTCAGGCAGCTCGTGGCCTGA
- a CDS encoding dynamin family protein: protein MDSFDHKCGRIERAVERLRGYAGTDDGGSATAVEILRRLRQEPFRVLVIGEFSRGKSTFINALVGEKILPSSVRPTTAVITVLHHGEQRRATLHWREPNRPPEVIELGVGTGSKDLDGFVSTKNAAWNEVAKVDITLPLRGLGLPFELVDTPGVNDIDTQREEITYGYLSRADAAIMLLDLHQPFSGSERRFLVDKVLAKDLSRLLFVVNKIDQEAPEKLSRALDYVHKRLAEVDVCRESPVLPLAAKLALLGKLGDPQALAQSRFPEFEKHLRLFLERGAGKSRVDTATRRIARIADDLAAARLSLATAIESEAESLRATVEESRARHKGAVQATGRIEADTEVARARYVEEATRAVQDRLAMLRRETKALMATESFPDEASIAAVRDALNRGVRELVAIPQATAHQLLGTLCAKHSRPLRAAPLLAPGDVPGIELRVSASDSSASSSASGIGAAIGGLLGAALLGPIGAGVGGLLGAFLGKHLTDQPDAPQIRTSVAESLQGIDGRARQAIEQASHQLAVAVNEEVIVPQRLAAEHLHRATAELEAATSRPLAERRNRATALRTEAHDLAAIVDELRLIGGTD from the coding sequence GTGGATAGTTTCGACCACAAATGCGGCCGCATCGAACGAGCGGTCGAACGGCTGCGAGGCTACGCCGGGACCGACGACGGGGGGTCAGCCACCGCGGTCGAAATCCTTCGCCGGCTGCGGCAGGAGCCGTTTCGCGTACTCGTCATCGGAGAGTTCAGCCGCGGCAAGTCTACCTTCATCAATGCGCTCGTTGGAGAGAAGATCCTTCCGTCCTCGGTCCGCCCCACAACGGCTGTAATCACCGTTCTGCACCACGGGGAGCAACGGCGGGCCACGCTGCACTGGCGAGAGCCGAATCGGCCGCCCGAGGTCATCGAGCTCGGCGTGGGCACAGGGTCGAAGGACCTCGACGGGTTCGTGTCCACCAAAAACGCGGCCTGGAATGAAGTCGCCAAAGTGGACATCACCCTGCCCCTCCGCGGCCTGGGCCTGCCCTTCGAGCTGGTCGACACCCCTGGGGTCAACGACATCGACACGCAGCGGGAGGAGATCACCTACGGCTACCTCTCGCGGGCCGACGCCGCGATCATGCTGCTCGACTTGCATCAGCCCTTCTCGGGCAGCGAGCGTCGATTCCTCGTAGACAAGGTGCTCGCGAAGGATCTGAGCCGACTGCTCTTCGTGGTGAACAAGATCGATCAGGAGGCCCCCGAGAAGCTCTCCCGCGCTCTCGACTACGTGCACAAGCGGCTTGCCGAAGTAGACGTCTGCAGGGAAAGCCCCGTGCTCCCGCTGGCAGCCAAGCTCGCACTGCTGGGGAAGCTGGGCGACCCTCAGGCCCTGGCCCAGTCGCGCTTCCCGGAGTTCGAGAAGCACCTTCGCCTGTTCCTGGAACGGGGGGCCGGAAAGTCCCGCGTCGACACTGCCACCCGACGCATCGCGCGCATAGCGGACGACCTCGCCGCCGCGCGCTTGTCGCTTGCGACCGCGATCGAGTCGGAGGCCGAGAGTCTTCGTGCGACCGTCGAGGAATCGCGCGCGCGTCACAAGGGCGCAGTGCAAGCCACGGGGAGGATCGAAGCCGACACGGAAGTAGCTCGAGCCCGTTACGTAGAGGAGGCGACGCGCGCCGTCCAGGATCGGCTCGCCATGCTCCGACGAGAGACGAAGGCTCTCATGGCAACCGAGTCCTTCCCTGACGAGGCATCGATCGCGGCCGTGCGCGATGCGCTGAACCGCGGTGTGCGCGAGCTGGTCGCCATTCCGCAGGCCACGGCGCATCAATTGCTCGGCACGCTCTGTGCGAAGCACTCGCGACCTCTGCGGGCAGCGCCTCTCCTCGCGCCGGGCGACGTGCCAGGAATCGAGCTTCGGGTCTCGGCCTCTGATTCCAGCGCCTCGTCCAGCGCTTCCGGCATTGGAGCTGCGATAGGGGGGCTTCTCGGTGCCGCGCTCCTCGGACCCATCGGCGCGGGTGTAGGTGGCCTCCTGGGCGCCTTCCTGGGCAAACATCTCACTGACCAGCCCGACGCGCCGCAGATCAGGACCTCGGTCGCGGAATCCTTGCAGGGCATCGACGGTCGCGCGCGGCAAGCGATAGAGCAGGCCTCCCACCAGCTCGCTGTGGCGGTGAACGAGGAGGTCATCGTGCCGCAGCGCCTGGCGGCCGAGCACCTGCACCGCGCTACCGCGGAGCTTGAGGCCGCCACGAGCAGGCCCCTGGCCGAGCGCCGGAACCGGGCGACCGCCTTGCGCACGGAGGCGCACGACCTCGCCGCCATCGTGGACGAGCTGCGTCTCATTGGAGGGACGGACTAG
- a CDS encoding YjbQ family protein translates to MPELAIVTDAIHISTHGDAELLDLTASVAHLLETHGFVEGQALLFVPGSTAALTTVEFEPGLQRDLPELFERLAPKKGRYHHDETWHDGNGHSHVRASLLGPSLVVPFARRRLLLGAWQQIVLLDFDNRPRQREVVVQLTGRRETGATP, encoded by the coding sequence ATGCCCGAGCTCGCCATCGTCACAGACGCGATCCACATCTCCACCCACGGCGACGCGGAGCTGCTCGACCTCACCGCGAGCGTCGCGCATCTCCTCGAGACGCACGGCTTCGTCGAGGGCCAGGCGCTGTTGTTCGTTCCGGGCTCGACGGCGGCGCTGACGACGGTCGAGTTCGAGCCGGGCCTGCAGAGGGATCTCCCCGAGCTCTTCGAACGGCTGGCGCCGAAGAAGGGGCGCTACCATCACGACGAGACCTGGCACGACGGCAACGGGCACTCGCACGTGCGGGCCTCGCTCCTCGGCCCGTCGCTGGTAGTGCCCTTCGCGCGGCGAAGGCTTCTTCTTGGCGCCTGGCAGCAGATCGTGCTGCTCGACTTCGACAACCGCCCGCGGCAGCGCGAGGTCGTCGTGCAGCTCACGGGGCGCCGCGAGACGGGCGCAACGCCGTAG